GCCATAGTGTTGGAGCGGCTGCAGGCCATGTTGCGTGCCGGGGTCATCCGGCGCATCCGTCAAACCTTGCTGGCCACCAACCTGGCCCAGGGAGCGCTGGTGGCCTGGGAGACGCCGCCTGATTTGCTGGAAACCACCTTTGACTGGATGTTTGCCCATGATCCCTTCACGGGGCATGTGGTCATCCGAAGCACCGACCCCGGCACGGCGGGCAGCCAGTACCGGCTCTGGACTACGTTGAAGGTGCCGCAGGGTTTCTCGATGGTGAAGCATTGTGATTACCTGAAGTCCAAGACCGGCGCTTTGCGCTATGTGTTGTTGCCCGCCCGCAAGGTTTTTGCCCTGGGGGTGGGCCACCTGCGCCGGCGGGGGTTGCAACCGGGCGATCGCGCGCCGGAGCCGGCCGAGCCGGCGGATGTGGCGGTGACCACCTTGTCCGATTTGGAATGGCGGGTGCTCGTGGCGCTAAAGCGGGAATTTACTCCAGAGGAATTGGAAGTGGAGCCCTTGTGGGGCCCGCGCGCGCAGGAGGCCGGGGTGCCGCTGGAGACTTTTTATGAGGTGGCCACCGAATTGAACCGCCGCCGGGTGATCGGGCGTTTTTCAACCTTCCTGGAGCATGCCAAACCGGCGGAGAACGGCGAGCGGGTGGCGCGTTTCAACGCGTTGTTTCACTGGGCCGTGCCGCCGGGGCGGGAGATTGATGCCGGCAAGGAGGTGGGCCGACATCACGTGATGACGCATGCCTACTGGCGGGATGCGGGACCGGAGTTCCGTAACGTCAACATCATGGGCGTCGCGCACGGGGCCGAGAAAGAAGTGGTGCTGGCCCACAAGGCGGCCATTGACCGGCACTTGGAAGAGGCGGGCATTCCGCTCCTCTACACCAATGTTTTTTGGGGGGGACGCAGCGAAATCAAGCCCTCGGAGATTTCGCCCATGGCCTACGTCGGATGGTGCCGCCGCCAGGGCATAGACCCGCAACAGATGCGCGAGGCCTAGAGCGCAAGGGGATTCGGACTTGTCAGAAAAGGCGGGCGGGGCGATGTTTAAGACATGAACATGGCCCCAGCCTTGCGGTGGTTTTGGGTATTTTTGATGGTGGGCGGCCTGGGCGCGGCCGAGCTGCCACCGTGGCAATCGTTGTTTGATGGCAAGTTTCCCGTGTACTTCCGCGGCTATAAGATGCTGCAATTCCCCGTCAACCTTTGGGCCGCCAAGGCGGGGGTGATCTCTTCGGTGCCGGGGGGGGAGCAGACGGATTTGATGCTGCGTCAGCGGTATTCCCACTTTGAGTTTTCTGTGGAGTACCGTCTGCCGCCGGGAGCGGCGTCAGGTATTGTATATCTGGTACAGGAGGGCGCGCCCCGGGCCGCGATGGGGGGGCTGAAAATGGTGCTGGCGGACGACGAGCGGCATCCCGATGCCCGGAACAATCCCTTGTACCGCACCGGCTCGCTATACGCGCTCCTGCCCGCCACCAATGCGCATCCACGGCCGGCCGGCCAGTGGAATGAAGCGCGCGTGCGGGTCTGGGGCAAGAGAGTGGAGCACTGGATCAACAACGAAAAGGTGCTCGAATTTGAGTTGGACAGTGAGGCGTTGGAGAACGCCGTGCGGCGGGGGCGCCTCAAAAACCTGCCGGATTTCAAGGAGATTGGCGAAGGGTACATCGGCTTGGAGCATCCGGGGGTGGAGATGTGGTTCCGTAATCCCCGCATCCGGGTGTTGCCGGCGCCGGAAAAGGAAACCACGGAGCCCGCAGACGCTCCCACGGAGCCGCTGGCGCCGGACAAACCCGCCGGCGTACCCCAATAAGAACGGCCAGGCCCCCTCGCGGTTGAATGAATGACGGCGGCGGACGTCCAAAGAACAGCGCGGCGTGCCGCGCCGGGTATTAAACAAGATTGACCCCGGCGGGTGAGCCGCTACAAAGACAGGCCATGAGATTGACCAAAAACACTCGGAATTGGCGGAGCACAGGCACTGCCCTGCTGTTGGCGGCGGGTTTATCAGGGTTGCAGGCGGCTGACGCCGGCAAAGCAGAGCTGGCCCCGCTGCCCTTGAAACTGCCCACGCCCGCCTTCAAGGGCACGCCGGCGGAGATTCCGCCAGATACCACGGCGGAGAAACCGACCGGCAAACCGCGTCCGCCATTTCTGGCTCCGAAGGGGGTTGCCAATGTGGCCTTGAACAAGAAAGTCATTTGCAGTGATAAGGCGCCCATGACCGGGACCCCCGAGCTGGTCACCGACGGCAACAAGGAGGCCACTGAAAGCTCGGTGCTGATCATGCGCAAAGGCTCCCAGTACGTGCAGATCGATCTGGAAAAAAACTACGCGATCTATGCCATCCTCATCTGGCATGCGCATGACGCCCCAAAGATTTATCGCGATGTGGTGGTGCAGGTGGCGGATGACCCGGATTTCATCGAAAATGTGCGCACCATTTTTAATAATGATCACGACAACAGCTCCGGCCTGGGCATCGGCACCGACCGCGAGTATTTCGAGGGCTTCGAGGGCAAGTTGATCGATGCCAAGGGCATCGTGGGCCGTTACCTCCGCTTTTACAGCCGCGGCAGCACGGACAGTGCCCTGAACGAATACACGGAAATTGAAGTGTGGGCCTTGCCGGCGAATTAAGGCTCGCCTTGATTAATAACTTCGCATCGCGGCGGCGGCTCCGGGTGGGGCCGCCGTCAGCCTTTCAGGACTTTGATTGACGTAGCGAAGAATCCGAAAATCGCCCGTCTCCCTGACCACCTCCGCCGGGGTGAAACGGTCCTCAAAGGGCGGGAACAACACCTCTCCTTCAGCCGGGCGCAGGACCTGGGTGAGGAACAGCTCCGCGCAAAAGGGCAGGGCCAGCGCATAAATTTGCGCCCCGCCGCAGATGAAGAAACGCCGCGGTTCCGGCCAGCCGGCCAATTCCCTTAAATCCTGAATCACTGTAACGCCGGGATGCCGAAAACCGCTGCGGCTAATGACCACCGTGTCGCGTCCCGGCAGGGGGCGGCCAATGGACTCAAAGGTTTTACGCCCCATGACCAGCACATGGCCCATGGTGACGGATTTGAACCATTGGAAATCCTCCGGCAAATGCCAGGGAAGACGCCCCTGGCAGCCGATGACCCGATTGGCGGCCATGGCCGCAATGGCCGTCAGGCGGGGTGTGGGGCTGTGGCTCATTGCCGCGCTCACCGTAGGCGAGAGTTTATGCGGGCGCAAGCCGCCGCGCAGAAAACTTATCCACCAACCTGCTCAGGGAAGTTTGCCGCGAGTTTTGGTTTTGACCCGCAAGAGGTCATGGTTGGCCGTGATGTACAACACACTGCCGTCATCGCCCCAGGCGCAATTCGCAGTGGGGCGGTCCGTTTTGATGGTGCCCAGGTGTTTGCCCTGGGGCGACAAGACCAGCACTCCTCCCGGCCCCGTTGCGAAGACGTTGCCCTTGACATCCACCTTGAGACCATCGGGCAAGCCAGGGCGGCCCTTGCTGGCCAGCTCGGCGGCGTCAAAGAAGATACGTCGGTTGCCTATGGTCCCGTCCTTGTTAATGGGAAAGGCAAATATGGCAGGATTGGCGCGGTCGGAATTGGCTACGTAGAGAGTCTTTTCATCGGGGGACAAGGCGATGCCGTTGGGGCGGCTTAATTTATCCGAAAGCAAAGTCACTTCCCCGTTGGGAGAGACCCGGTAGATGCCTTGGAAGGGGATTTCCTTGCGGGGATCGGCCATTTGGGCGGGCAGGCCGTAGGGGGGATCCGTAAAATACAAATTGCCCTTGGAATCGAATACGGCGTCATTGGGGCTGTTGAAGCGCCGCCAGAGGTAATACTGTGCCAGGGGGGTAAAGGTGCCGTCTTTCTCCAGGCGGGCGACGCGGCGATCTCCATGCTGGCAAATGACCAGCCGCCCCTGCCGGTCGCGCGTCAGGCCGTTGGACCCCATTTCCCCTCCGCGCGGGTCGGTGCCGGTGTAACCGCTCGGTTCCAGAAACACGGAGATGCCCAGGCCCTCCTCCCATTTGTAGATGCGATTGGTGGGCACATCAGAAAAAAGCAGATACTTGCCCATCCACACCGGCCCCTCGCTCCAGATGAATCCGGAGGCCAGTGGTTGAAGAAAAGTGTTGGTGGGCAGAAGCGCGTTAATCGCCGGATCCAGGCGTTCCACATGGTCCACGACAGGGGGCGGGGCGGGCTTGGCCGGTTTGGCGGGCTTGGGAGTTCCCTTTTTTGCTGCAGGTTGGGTCTTGGCGGTGCCGGCCTTGGAGGATTCCTTGGCGGCGGCATGAGTTTGCCCGACGGCCAGCATCAGGGCGGCGAGACATCCGATGGCTTTGACGCAGTAATTACGCATGATGCAATGTGGCGTGAAGTGTGGCGGGGCAGGGCAGCGGCGGTCAAGTCCGAAGGTGAGCCGGCCACCTGCCCCCCGAGGTGAATTCTTCCTCACGTTTCGCAGCGGCGGGATGCCAGGCACAGGTGAGTTTTGCTTGGAGGCCGTGGGCCAGGAAGGGCATACTGTCAGCATGACTGGTTTTTGGGCGCACGTGGGATTGTGGGTGGCGCAAGGTTTGGGCGTGGGCCGCCTGCCGTTGGCTCCAGGCACCTGGGGCGCGGTGCTGGGGGTGTTCCTGACCATGGCATTGCTGGGCACCGGCAGTTTCTGGCTTTATCTGGGGGGCATCCTTTTGTCCTGTGGGGCCTCCATCTGGTTGTGCGGGAGGGCGGAAGTGATGCTGGGGCAGACGGATCCCGGCTCCGTGGTGTTGGATGAAATTATTGCACTCCCGATCTGTTTTCTACCGTTTGTGGCCACAGCGTGGTGGCGTCATGGCCTGCTGCCTGCGCCGGGCAGTTTGCTGGATAAAAACGGGCCGTTGATTGGGCTGACCGTTTTTGTGTTGTTTCGTTTGTTTGATATTCTCAAGCCCTGGCCGGTAAAGCAGAGTCAGGCGTTGCCCGGCGGCTGGGGGATTACGGCGGATGACGTGCTGGCGGCCCTTTATACCGCGGCGGCGGCCTGGCTTTTACTGCGACTTTTCCACCGGCATATCCTGGCGTGACCGGCGGTTTGGCGTTTGCCCGAGGTTGCGCCATGTTAAGCGCCGATGGCGTTGCTGGAGTTACAGGGTTTACGCAAAAGTTTCTCCACGCCCACCGGCGAAGTGCGGCGGGTGGTGGACATTCCCGAGCTGTCCGTGGACTCAGGCGAGCAGGTGGGCGTGTTTGGCCCCAGCGGCTCGGGCAAGACCACCTTGTTGCATCTGATTGCGGGCATCCTCCGGCCGGATGCCGGGCGCATTTTGCTTCAGGGCCGCGATTTGACACCGCTCCGGGAACCGCAATTGGACCGGGTCCGTGCAGAAAGCATCGGCCTGATTTTTCAGTCCTTCAACCTGCTGCAGGGTTTTACCGCACTGGAAAATGTGGCCTTGGGCATGGCTTTCGGGCGCGGCGTGGATTGGCAGCGGGCAAGGCATTTGTTGGGGCGTGTGGGGCTGGCAGCTTACGCCGATTACCGCCCAGGGCAGCTTTCCACCGGCCAGCAACAACGGGTGGCCGTGGCACGGGCCTTGGCGCCAAAGCCGGCGCTGGTCCTGGCGGATGAGCCAACCGCCAGTCTGGA
This sequence is a window from Verrucomicrobiia bacterium. Protein-coding genes within it:
- a CDS encoding SMP-30/gluconolactonase/LRE family protein translates to MRNYCVKAIGCLAALMLAVGQTHAAAKESSKAGTAKTQPAAKKGTPKPAKPAKPAPPPVVDHVERLDPAINALLPTNTFLQPLASGFIWSEGPVWMGKYLLFSDVPTNRIYKWEEGLGISVFLEPSGYTGTDPRGGEMGSNGLTRDRQGRLVICQHGDRRVARLEKDGTFTPLAQYYLWRRFNSPNDAVFDSKGNLYFTDPPYGLPAQMADPRKEIPFQGIYRVSPNGEVTLLSDKLSRPNGIALSPDEKTLYVANSDRANPAIFAFPINKDGTIGNRRIFFDAAELASKGRPGLPDGLKVDVKGNVFATGPGGVLVLSPQGKHLGTIKTDRPTANCAWGDDGSVLYITANHDLLRVKTKTRGKLP
- a CDS encoding DUF1080 domain-containing protein, translated to MNMAPALRWFWVFLMVGGLGAAELPPWQSLFDGKFPVYFRGYKMLQFPVNLWAAKAGVISSVPGGEQTDLMLRQRYSHFEFSVEYRLPPGAASGIVYLVQEGAPRAAMGGLKMVLADDERHPDARNNPLYRTGSLYALLPATNAHPRPAGQWNEARVRVWGKRVEHWINNEKVLEFELDSEALENAVRRGRLKNLPDFKEIGEGYIGLEHPGVEMWFRNPRIRVLPAPEKETTEPADAPTEPLAPDKPAGVPQ
- a CDS encoding Lrp/AsnC family transcriptional regulator: MSNVTVPVSIHDPINEKILVISEDRVQGFQRDPLGEISRMSGVDRAIVLERLQAMLRAGVIRRIRQTLLATNLAQGALVAWETPPDLLETTFDWMFAHDPFTGHVVIRSTDPGTAGSQYRLWTTLKVPQGFSMVKHCDYLKSKTGALRYVLLPARKVFALGVGHLRRRGLQPGDRAPEPAEPADVAVTTLSDLEWRVLVALKREFTPEELEVEPLWGPRAQEAGVPLETFYEVATELNRRRVIGRFSTFLEHAKPAENGERVARFNALFHWAVPPGREIDAGKEVGRHHVMTHAYWRDAGPEFRNVNIMGVAHGAEKEVVLAHKAAIDRHLEEAGIPLLYTNVFWGGRSEIKPSEISPMAYVGWCRRQGIDPQQMREA
- a CDS encoding ABC transporter ATP-binding protein, producing the protein MALLELQGLRKSFSTPTGEVRRVVDIPELSVDSGEQVGVFGPSGSGKTTLLHLIAGILRPDAGRILLQGRDLTPLREPQLDRVRAESIGLIFQSFNLLQGFTALENVALGMAFGRGVDWQRARHLLGRVGLAAYADYRPGQLSTGQQQRVAVARALAPKPALVLADEPTASLDEAHAQAALKLIRELCQEESAALMLVSHDPAVLRSFPRRLEMSLPAPAVGEGGT
- a CDS encoding dihydrofolate reductase — protein: MSHSPTPRLTAIAAMAANRVIGCQGRLPWHLPEDFQWFKSVTMGHVLVMGRKTFESIGRPLPGRDTVVISRSGFRHPGVTVIQDLRELAGWPEPRRFFICGGAQIYALALPFCAELFLTQVLRPAEGEVLFPPFEDRFTPAEVVRETGDFRILRYVNQSPERLTAAPPGAAAAMRSY
- a CDS encoding phosphatidylglycerophosphatase A, translating into MTGFWAHVGLWVAQGLGVGRLPLAPGTWGAVLGVFLTMALLGTGSFWLYLGGILLSCGASIWLCGRAEVMLGQTDPGSVVLDEIIALPICFLPFVATAWWRHGLLPAPGSLLDKNGPLIGLTVFVLFRLFDILKPWPVKQSQALPGGWGITADDVLAALYTAAAAWLLLRLFHRHILA